In the Streptomyces sp. f51 genome, one interval contains:
- a CDS encoding lytic polysaccharide monooxygenase has translation MRTRTNHHPTRRSRTGRKAKMYAAALGLATAGTFVLSTGGASAHGYTDQPLSRQKMCAANGGIVADCGDIQWEPQSVEGLKDFPAAGPADGSICSAGHANFGQLDQPKTPAGTAWPTTKVTAGQTYTFRWQFTAMHATTDFKYFITKTGWNQNHALTRADLETTPFLTVPYNGQRPPATLTHTGTLPGGRTGHHVILGVWTVADTTNAFYSCADVTF, from the coding sequence ATGCGCACACGGACGAACCATCACCCCACCCGCCGGTCGCGCACCGGCCGGAAAGCGAAGATGTACGCGGCGGCGCTCGGCCTCGCGACGGCGGGCACCTTCGTGCTCTCCACCGGCGGAGCCAGTGCCCACGGCTACACCGACCAGCCCCTCAGCAGGCAGAAGATGTGCGCCGCGAACGGCGGCATCGTGGCCGACTGCGGTGACATCCAATGGGAGCCGCAGAGCGTCGAGGGACTCAAGGACTTCCCGGCGGCCGGTCCGGCCGACGGCAGCATCTGCTCCGCCGGGCACGCCAACTTCGGCCAGCTCGACCAGCCGAAGACTCCGGCCGGCACCGCCTGGCCGACGACCAAGGTCACCGCGGGCCAGACCTACACGTTCCGCTGGCAGTTCACCGCGATGCACGCGACGACCGACTTCAAGTACTTCATCACCAAGACCGGCTGGAACCAGAACCACGCGCTGACCCGCGCGGACCTGGAGACCACCCCGTTCCTGACGGTCCCCTACAACGGACAGCGCCCCCCGGCCACGCTCACGCACACCGGCACGCTGCCGGGCGGCAGGACCGGGCACCACGTCATCCTCGGGGTGTGGACGGTCGCGGACACGACGAACGCGTTCTACTCCTGCGCGGACGTCACGTTCTGA
- a CDS encoding SPFH domain-containing protein, whose amino-acid sequence MSTTTSDTPESEGAPPADLRSDPAAECGGGHRSARLIHNEVTTEIPVHLLFRDDPDPVAVPLAPAVVGRRRGTGEQPRVRRPAPGRPPRPVPEADPELVERPARVLPGAAGVLAGACGVAGCALTTWWAGLLPPSVLAALELHGRAGVGLGPAQWAAYAGAGALGLFGFGGLARGRTGRAWVLGLFGRYRGTVRRTGLMWVNPLVLRRRVDVRLRHWRSEPMSVVDSNGVELRVVVLVVWRVKDTARATLAVDDHRTYLRECVEAALSRVLSQLPAELPPAVIRDLTLRNTDAVGEALTRMVAADTAPVGLEVFSAQPTRIEYAPEIAAVMQRRRIAALDAQHRDSVLGSVVDSVEDTVTRLTLRGLVELDDYERKALVKDLTVAFCTGRGEMSP is encoded by the coding sequence ATGAGTACGACGACGTCAGACACCCCGGAGTCCGAGGGAGCACCCCCGGCGGACCTCCGGTCCGACCCGGCGGCCGAGTGCGGGGGCGGTCACCGGTCCGCCCGGCTCATCCACAACGAGGTCACCACCGAGATCCCCGTCCATCTGCTCTTCCGCGACGACCCCGACCCGGTGGCCGTGCCGCTCGCACCCGCCGTCGTGGGCCGCAGGCGGGGTACGGGGGAGCAGCCGAGGGTACGGCGGCCCGCGCCCGGCAGGCCTCCGCGCCCGGTGCCGGAGGCCGATCCCGAGCTGGTCGAACGGCCCGCGCGGGTGCTGCCGGGCGCGGCGGGAGTGCTGGCCGGGGCCTGTGGTGTGGCCGGATGTGCTCTCACCACCTGGTGGGCGGGCCTGCTGCCGCCCTCCGTGCTGGCGGCGCTCGAGCTGCACGGGCGCGCGGGCGTGGGTCTCGGGCCCGCGCAGTGGGCGGCGTACGCGGGGGCCGGCGCCCTCGGTCTGTTCGGCTTCGGCGGGCTCGCCCGGGGCAGGACCGGGCGGGCCTGGGTGCTCGGTCTGTTCGGGCGCTACCGGGGCACGGTCCGGCGCACCGGTCTGATGTGGGTCAACCCGCTGGTGCTGCGCCGCCGGGTCGACGTGCGGCTGCGGCACTGGCGCAGCGAGCCGATGTCCGTGGTCGACTCGAACGGGGTCGAACTGCGGGTGGTCGTGCTCGTCGTGTGGCGCGTCAAGGACACCGCGCGGGCCACGCTCGCGGTCGACGACCACCGGACGTATCTGCGCGAGTGCGTGGAGGCGGCCCTGTCCCGGGTGCTCTCGCAGCTGCCGGCCGAGCTGCCGCCCGCCGTCATCAGGGACCTGACCCTGCGCAACACGGACGCGGTCGGGGAGGCGCTGACCCGGATGGTGGCCGCGGACACGGCCCCGGTGGGTCTTGAGGTCTTCTCGGCGCAGCCGACCCGGATCGAGTACGCGCCGGAGATCGCGGCCGTGATGCAGCGCCGCCGGATCGCGGCCCTGGACGCGCAGCACCGCGACAGCGTGCTCGGCTCGGTCGTCGACTCGGTCGAGGACACGGTGACCCGGCTGACCCTGCGCGGGCTGGTCGAACTGGACGACTACGAACGCAAGGCGCTGGTGAAGGACCTGACGGTGGCGTTCTGCACGGGACGCGGGGAGATGTCCCCGTAG
- a CDS encoding DUF3592 domain-containing protein: protein MSVFFYAIPSLIIVGVLLMAAATVRRALELRNAWSSGLTAEARCLRSYTTVGGGGNDTAVTTTLHHVYEFTTRDGRAIRFEERNGPATVVEGDIVPAYYTAGRPEKATALPPSPGKAFAGTLGMLVFCGVIVSFCVGFMITFHEMSSGVDGFLGG, encoded by the coding sequence ATGAGTGTGTTCTTCTATGCCATACCCAGCCTGATCATCGTCGGGGTGCTCCTGATGGCGGCCGCTACGGTGCGCCGCGCGTTGGAGCTGCGCAACGCCTGGAGCAGCGGACTGACCGCGGAGGCGCGCTGCCTGCGCTCGTACACGACGGTCGGCGGGGGCGGCAACGACACCGCCGTCACCACGACCCTGCACCACGTCTACGAGTTCACCACCCGCGACGGCCGAGCGATCCGCTTCGAGGAGCGCAACGGCCCCGCGACCGTGGTCGAGGGGGACATCGTCCCCGCGTACTACACCGCCGGGCGTCCCGAGAAGGCCACGGCGCTGCCGCCGAGCCCGGGCAAGGCGTTCGCGGGCACCCTCGGCATGCTGGTGTTCTGCGGCGTGATCGTCAGCTTCTGCGTCGGCTTCATGATCACCTTCCACGAGATGTCCTCCGGCGTTGACGGGTTCCTCGGGGGTTGA
- a CDS encoding class F sortase — translation MAEPERSPGVGRLLTGVAWLVLLLGLWLWGREVTDLPLGTSSPTTGDIAAVGRPPEVRLPPALKPLGAARPQRVDIPSMGVQAPVVERGLDGRGAIDPPPFDQPGVVGWYASGAKPGAAGTALMVGHVDTETRPAVFYRLSTVKPGDTVRIMRDDGTVAEFTVDDVQVLPRDRFDARQAYGAHRPGRAELRLITCGGTFDHTSGTYTANVVVSAYLTGSGL, via the coding sequence ATGGCCGAACCGGAGCGTTCCCCCGGCGTCGGCCGGCTGCTGACGGGCGTGGCCTGGCTGGTGCTGCTGCTCGGGCTGTGGCTGTGGGGCCGCGAGGTGACGGATCTGCCGCTGGGGACCTCCTCGCCCACCACGGGGGACATCGCGGCCGTCGGACGGCCGCCCGAGGTACGGCTGCCTCCCGCGCTCAAGCCCCTGGGTGCCGCCCGTCCGCAGCGCGTCGACATTCCCTCGATGGGGGTGCAGGCCCCGGTCGTGGAGCGCGGGCTCGACGGGCGCGGCGCGATCGATCCGCCGCCGTTCGACCAGCCGGGTGTGGTCGGCTGGTACGCCTCGGGGGCGAAGCCGGGGGCGGCGGGTACGGCCCTGATGGTCGGCCACGTCGACACCGAGACCCGGCCCGCGGTCTTCTACCGGCTCAGCACCGTCAAGCCCGGCGACACCGTCCGGATCATGCGGGACGACGGGACGGTCGCCGAGTTCACCGTGGACGACGTCCAGGTGCTGCCGCGCGACCGTTTCGACGCCCGGCAGGCCTACGGGGCGCACCGGCCGGGGCGGGCCGAGCTGCGGCTGATCACCTGCGGCGGGACCTTCGACCACACCAGTGGCACCTACACGGCGAACGTGGTCGTCTCGGCGTATCTCACGGGGAGCGGCCTGTGA
- a CDS encoding peptidoglycan-binding protein, which translates to MKAPVFEEVDPASDCDCPGCVHWRRVLPFSSRLGPSGPLGHPAARAHVLARAGVARAPMALALAAAAGSALGAVPAAAAVHAPLRPGVPPAGGQQDTPQGHRSPLHGPAGKPALPVRPGKAVRATATTRTAILNRAMTWIDAQVPYSMDDYWRDGYRQDCSGFVSMAWNLPGNEWTGSLDSFGVRISRDRLQPGDILLFHNPDNPEKGSHVVIFGGWTDHTHTQYVAYEQAPPHARKQPTPYAYWTNSDRYVPYRYRGITEGAGGALPSSSTRYPGAAYFGTGANNAYVTQLGRLLVDRGGRRFYTKGPGPRWSAADRRATEAFQRAQGWKGADADGLPGPKTWSYLVGGKGRNIPAVTAGPGSSHTVPGYPGRAVFRPGANDAHVTQLGKQLVKKGFGTYYASGPGPRWGEADRRNVEAFQRAQGWRGGAADGYPGPETWRRLFS; encoded by the coding sequence ATGAAGGCTCCGGTCTTCGAGGAAGTCGATCCCGCGAGTGACTGCGATTGCCCCGGATGCGTCCACTGGCGGCGTGTCCTGCCCTTTTCCTCCCGGCTCGGGCCGTCCGGACCTCTGGGTCATCCGGCGGCCCGCGCCCATGTCCTCGCGCGCGCGGGGGTGGCGCGTGCCCCCATGGCGCTGGCCCTGGCCGCCGCCGCGGGGTCCGCGCTCGGCGCCGTGCCGGCGGCCGCCGCCGTGCACGCACCCCTCCGGCCCGGCGTTCCCCCGGCCGGCGGACAGCAGGACACCCCTCAGGGTCACCGGTCACCGCTGCACGGCCCCGCCGGGAAACCGGCACTGCCCGTCAGGCCAGGCAAGGCGGTCCGGGCGACGGCCACCACGCGGACCGCGATCCTCAACCGGGCCATGACCTGGATCGACGCGCAGGTGCCGTACAGCATGGACGACTACTGGCGGGACGGGTACCGGCAGGACTGCTCCGGCTTCGTCTCGATGGCCTGGAACCTGCCCGGCAACGAATGGACCGGAAGCCTCGACAGCTTCGGGGTGCGGATCAGCCGGGACCGGCTCCAGCCGGGCGACATCCTGCTCTTCCACAACCCCGACAACCCCGAGAAGGGCTCGCACGTCGTCATCTTCGGCGGCTGGACGGACCACACCCACACCCAGTACGTCGCCTACGAACAGGCGCCGCCGCACGCCAGGAAGCAGCCCACCCCGTACGCGTACTGGACGAACTCGGACCGCTACGTGCCCTATCGCTACCGGGGGATCACGGAGGGCGCGGGCGGTGCCCTGCCGTCCTCCTCGACCCGCTACCCGGGGGCCGCGTACTTCGGGACCGGCGCGAACAACGCCTACGTCACCCAGCTCGGCCGGCTCCTGGTGGACCGGGGCGGCCGCCGCTTCTACACCAAGGGGCCCGGTCCGCGCTGGTCGGCGGCGGACCGGCGGGCGACCGAGGCGTTCCAGCGGGCGCAGGGCTGGAAGGGAGCCGACGCGGACGGGCTGCCGGGTCCGAAGACCTGGTCGTACCTGGTCGGCGGGAAGGGCCGGAACATTCCCGCCGTGACGGCCGGACCCGGATCCTCGCACACCGTGCCCGGCTATCCCGGGCGCGCGGTGTTCCGGCCCGGAGCGAACGACGCCCATGTGACCCAGCTGGGAAAGCAGCTGGTCAAGAAGGGGTTCGGCACGTACTACGCATCGGGCCCGGGGCCGCGCTGGGGCGAGGCGGACCGGCGCAACGTCGAGGCGTTCCAGCGGGCCCAGGGCTGGCGCGGCGGCGCGGCGGACGGCTACCCGGGACCGGAGACCTGGCGGCGGCTCTTCTCCTGA
- a CDS encoding AMP-binding protein: MDSRRRTVGELVRERWGDHRPGLWFEGHVISHHRVAAGAAARAALLADLLPPGAEPHVGVLLDNTPEYPLWLSAAALAGAAVAGINPTRRGPELARDIVHTDCRILVTERARLPLLDGLELPGVRVLVTGTDAYAELLRTYEGAKPDDSGASPDSRFLLLFTSGSTGAPKAAICTQGRIAAAGRSLVDHFGVRADDTHYICMPMFHGNAVIADWAPALAAGAGIALRRRFSASGFLPDVRACGATYFTYVGRAVQYLLATPARPDDRDNPLRMGFGTEAGAVDAAAFEERFGARLVEGYGSSEGGASVQRVPGTPAGAIGRAAPTDDLAVIDPDTGRACPPAVFDGAGRLLNGDTAIGELVNRGTSLFEGYWRNPEAEEARRRGAAPGRGESGSGEDWYWTGDLFYRDADGFLYFAGRTDDRLRVDSENLAAAMIENILARYEDAAAVAVYAVPDPVAGDQVMAALALKDGARFEPSAFAGFLLAQPDLGTKMAPRFLRIVDRMPVTATNKIHRVALRREGFRGADPVWWRPPGEPAYRRLTAADVDALVAGYRAHGREELLTR; encoded by the coding sequence ATGGACTCCAGGAGGCGTACCGTCGGGGAGCTCGTGCGGGAGCGGTGGGGCGACCACCGGCCGGGGCTGTGGTTCGAGGGACACGTGATCAGCCATCACCGGGTGGCGGCGGGCGCCGCGGCACGGGCGGCGCTGCTCGCCGACCTGCTGCCGCCCGGCGCCGAGCCGCACGTAGGGGTGCTGCTCGACAACACCCCCGAATACCCGCTGTGGTTGAGCGCGGCCGCCCTCGCCGGTGCCGCCGTCGCGGGGATCAACCCGACCCGGCGCGGCCCCGAACTGGCCCGCGACATCGTCCACACCGATTGCCGGATCCTGGTCACCGAGCGGGCCCGGCTGCCGCTCCTCGACGGACTCGAACTCCCCGGCGTACGCGTCCTGGTGACCGGTACGGACGCCTACGCCGAACTCCTGAGGACCTACGAGGGAGCGAAGCCGGACGACTCCGGGGCGAGTCCGGACAGCCGGTTCCTGCTGCTCTTCACCTCCGGCTCGACGGGCGCGCCCAAGGCGGCGATCTGCACCCAGGGCCGGATCGCCGCCGCCGGGCGCTCGCTGGTCGACCACTTCGGAGTGCGCGCGGACGACACCCACTACATCTGCATGCCGATGTTCCACGGCAACGCGGTGATCGCCGACTGGGCCCCGGCGCTGGCGGCCGGCGCGGGGATCGCGCTGCGCCGCCGCTTCTCGGCCTCCGGGTTCCTCCCCGACGTACGGGCCTGCGGGGCCACGTACTTCACCTACGTCGGAAGGGCCGTGCAGTATCTGCTGGCCACGCCCGCGCGTCCGGACGACCGGGACAACCCGCTGCGGATGGGGTTCGGCACGGAGGCCGGCGCGGTCGACGCGGCCGCCTTCGAGGAACGTTTCGGGGCGCGGCTGGTCGAGGGGTACGGCTCCTCGGAGGGCGGCGCCTCCGTCCAGCGCGTGCCCGGCACCCCGGCCGGGGCCATCGGCCGGGCGGCGCCCACGGACGACCTCGCGGTGATCGACCCGGACACCGGGCGCGCGTGCCCGCCCGCCGTGTTCGACGGAGCCGGGCGCCTGCTCAACGGGGACACGGCGATAGGGGAGTTGGTGAACCGCGGCACCAGTCTCTTCGAGGGGTACTGGCGCAACCCCGAGGCCGAGGAGGCCCGGCGCAGGGGAGCGGCGCCGGGGCGGGGGGAATCCGGCTCGGGGGAGGACTGGTACTGGACCGGTGACCTCTTCTACCGCGACGCCGACGGCTTCCTCTACTTCGCCGGACGGACCGACGACCGGCTGCGCGTCGACAGCGAGAACCTCGCCGCCGCGATGATCGAGAACATCCTCGCCCGGTACGAGGACGCCGCCGCCGTGGCGGTGTACGCCGTGCCGGATCCGGTGGCGGGCGACCAGGTGATGGCGGCGCTCGCGCTGAAGGACGGCGCCCGCTTCGAGCCCTCGGCCTTCGCCGGATTCCTGCTCGCCCAGCCGGACCTCGGCACGAAGATGGCACCCCGGTTCCTGCGGATCGTGGACCGGATGCCGGTCACCGCCACCAACAAGATCCACCGGGTGGCCCTGCGGCGCGAGGGCTTCCGCGGCGCCGATCCCGTGTGGTGGCGGCCCCCGGGCGAGCCGGCGTACCGGAGGCTGACGGCGGCGGATGTGGACGCCCTGGTGGCCGGGTACCGGGCGCACGGCCGGGAGGAGTTGCTGACCCGGTAG
- a CDS encoding HAD-IIA family hydrolase: MSERKPIESWLTDMDGVLIHEGVPIPGADAFVKKLRESGKPFLVLTNNSIYTARDLHARLKRMGLDVPVENIWTSALATAKFLDDQRPGGTAYVIGEAGLTTALHDIGYVLTDHEPDYVVLGETRTYSFEAMTKAVRLIKGGARFIATNPDETGPSTEGPLPATGAVAALITKATGKQPYFAGKPNPLMMRTGLNAIGAHSESSAMIGDRMDTDVLAGLEAGMQTFLVLTGLTTPEEIERYPYRPSKIVDSIADLVDRV; the protein is encoded by the coding sequence ATGTCAGAGCGCAAGCCGATCGAGTCGTGGCTCACCGACATGGACGGTGTCCTCATCCACGAAGGCGTGCCGATTCCCGGCGCCGACGCCTTCGTCAAGAAACTGCGGGAGTCCGGGAAGCCCTTCCTGGTCCTGACGAACAACTCCATCTACACGGCCCGCGACCTGCACGCCCGGCTCAAGCGCATGGGCCTGGACGTACCGGTCGAGAACATCTGGACCTCCGCCCTCGCCACCGCCAAGTTCCTGGACGACCAGCGGCCCGGCGGCACGGCGTACGTCATCGGCGAGGCGGGCCTGACCACCGCGCTGCACGACATCGGGTACGTCCTGACCGACCACGAACCGGACTACGTGGTCCTCGGCGAGACCCGTACCTACTCCTTCGAGGCCATGACCAAGGCCGTCCGGCTGATCAAGGGCGGCGCCCGGTTCATCGCCACCAACCCGGACGAGACGGGCCCCTCCACCGAGGGCCCGCTGCCGGCCACCGGGGCGGTCGCCGCGCTGATCACCAAGGCCACCGGCAAGCAGCCGTACTTCGCGGGCAAGCCCAACCCGCTGATGATGCGGACCGGCCTGAACGCCATCGGCGCGCACTCCGAGTCCAGCGCGATGATCGGCGACCGCATGGACACCGACGTCCTGGCCGGTCTGGAGGCGGGGATGCAGACCTTCCTCGTGCTGACCGGACTGACCACGCCGGAGGAGATCGAGCGCTACCCGTACCGGCCGTCGAAGATCGTCGACTCGATCGCGGACCTGGTCGACCGCGTCTGA